One region of Dokdonia sp. 4H-3-7-5 genomic DNA includes:
- a CDS encoding putative DNA modification/repair radical SAM protein, translated as MNFERIKEKLNILADAAKYDVSCSSSGSKRANKNKGLGDSSGMGICHTYTEDGRCVSLLKILLTNHCIFDCAYCVTRKSNDVKRAAFKVQEVVNLTINFYRRNYIEGLFLSSGIFKNADYTMERLVLVAKKLRLEENFNGYIHLKSIPGASDELMREAGLYADRLSVNIEIPTEQGLKLLAPDKKREDFIKPMRKVKNEIIQYKSEKKLIKSTPIYAPAGQSTQMIIGATGETDAQIMYTSAYFYKEFQMKRVYYSGYIPISHDERLPSIGTDVPMLRENRLYQTDWLLRFYGFSIQELLNKEHPNLETDIDPKLSWALRNLQHFPVDVNYADRRLLARIPGVGMRSVDKIINARRYRKLGWEHLKAIGISMNRAQYFLVCASSQFETKDRTAAQLKSLIMGTSSSKWRGAYSSQLNLFESNANVTVS; from the coding sequence ATGAATTTTGAACGTATTAAAGAAAAGCTCAACATCCTCGCAGATGCTGCAAAATATGATGTGTCTTGCTCTTCTAGCGGCAGTAAGCGTGCAAATAAAAATAAAGGCCTAGGAGATTCTAGTGGGATGGGAATTTGCCATACCTATACAGAAGATGGACGATGTGTATCGTTATTGAAAATCTTACTTACTAATCATTGCATTTTTGACTGTGCATATTGTGTAACTCGCAAAAGTAATGATGTAAAACGTGCCGCTTTCAAAGTACAAGAGGTAGTGAATCTCACCATCAACTTTTACCGTAGAAATTATATTGAAGGCCTATTTTTAAGTAGTGGTATTTTTAAAAATGCCGACTATACCATGGAGCGCCTGGTTCTTGTTGCCAAGAAACTACGCCTTGAAGAAAATTTTAATGGGTATATCCATCTCAAATCTATTCCTGGAGCGAGCGACGAATTAATGAGAGAAGCAGGACTTTATGCCGATAGACTTTCGGTAAATATTGAAATACCCACGGAGCAAGGTCTTAAATTACTTGCTCCAGATAAAAAGCGTGAAGACTTTATCAAGCCTATGCGCAAAGTGAAGAATGAGATCATTCAATACAAAAGCGAGAAAAAGCTTATAAAAAGTACTCCTATATATGCACCTGCTGGACAGAGTACACAGATGATCATAGGCGCTACGGGTGAGACAGATGCTCAGATTATGTACACAAGTGCATACTTTTACAAAGAATTCCAAATGAAAAGGGTGTACTACTCTGGATACATCCCTATAAGTCATGACGAGCGATTGCCTTCTATAGGTACAGATGTGCCTATGTTACGAGAAAATAGATTGTATCAGACAGACTGGCTATTGCGTTTTTATGGATTTAGCATACAAGAATTACTTAACAAAGAACACCCTAATCTTGAAACAGATATCGACCCAAAATTAAGTTGGGCACTACGCAACTTACAGCACTTCCCTGTAGATGTAAATTATGCAGACCGCAGATTGCTCGCTCGCATTCCTGGTGTAGGAATGCGCTCTGTAGATAAAATTATTAACGCTCGTAGATATAGAAAACTAGGTTGGGAACATCTAAAAGCTATAGGCATCTCTATGAATCGCGCTCAGTATTTTCTTGTTTGCGCTTCTTCACAATTTGAAACAAAAGACCGCACCGCTGCACAACTCAAAAGCTTAATCATGGGAACCTCTTCTAGTAAATGGCGAGGTGCTTACAGCAGCCAGCTTAACCTTTTTGAGTCTAATGCAAATGTAACTGTGTCGTAA
- a CDS encoding ExbD/TolR family protein, which produces MRRRTTPEVNAGSMADIAFLLLIFFLVTTTIEKDKGIARQLPPAIKDNTEVLIKNKNLFEIIVNADNMLLVENERVPLEALRQLTIDFLDNGGIPSDQDGYCDYCEGSRDLLSSDNPQKAVISISPDRLTNYNTYITVQNEISSAYEFLRNREAQRLFAIDFTATDKDIKNGTYKGDVLKRTAQLKQVRAMFPMLISEAETSKELRI; this is translated from the coding sequence ATGAGAAGACGCACTACTCCCGAAGTAAATGCAGGATCTATGGCAGACATTGCCTTCCTCTTGCTTATTTTTTTCTTGGTTACCACAACTATAGAAAAGGACAAAGGCATCGCACGGCAGCTTCCGCCAGCGATTAAAGACAACACCGAAGTTCTTATCAAAAACAAGAACCTCTTTGAAATTATTGTGAACGCAGATAATATGCTGCTGGTAGAAAATGAACGTGTACCGCTTGAAGCTTTAAGACAATTAACCATTGACTTTCTTGATAACGGCGGCATTCCATCAGATCAAGATGGATATTGTGATTACTGCGAAGGCAGTAGAGATCTACTCTCGTCAGATAATCCTCAGAAAGCTGTAATCTCTATTTCGCCAGATAGACTTACAAACTACAATACGTATATCACGGTACAGAATGAGATTTCAAGTGCTTATGAGTTTTTAAGAAATAGAGAAGCACAACGGTTATTTGCGATTGACTTTACAGCTACAGATAAGGATATAAAGAATGGTACTTACAAAGGAGATGTATTAAAAAGAACAGCACAATTAAAACAAGTGCGAGCTATGTTCCCAATGCTTATCTCTGAGGCAGAGACTTCAAAAGAATTAAGGATTTAA
- a CDS encoding lipid-A-disaccharide synthase N-terminal domain-containing protein produces MDSLSLLAVLAQLLFGGRMLSQWLLSEKSKKVVTPLTFWWLSLSGSFVLFIYGYFRTDFPLMLGQVLGYIIYIRNLQIQKQWKLLPKWSQFLIIAIPVGIIAYGWNNGKFDLAALFSKEEMSTWLLTLGIVAQVLFTLRFVYQWFHAEKNKEATLPLGFWLFSFTGGLLSLLYFLYRVDYVMVLSYGLGTFIYARNIYLYYKSQKA; encoded by the coding sequence GTGGATAGTCTGTCGCTACTTGCCGTACTTGCGCAGCTTCTCTTTGGAGGGCGTATGTTATCGCAGTGGTTACTTTCAGAAAAGAGTAAAAAAGTAGTAACACCGCTTACGTTCTGGTGGCTTAGTCTTTCTGGATCTTTTGTACTTTTTATTTACGGATATTTCCGTACGGACTTCCCGCTTATGCTGGGTCAAGTGCTGGGATACATCATTTACATAAGAAATTTACAAATCCAAAAGCAGTGGAAATTGTTACCCAAATGGTCTCAGTTTTTAATCATTGCCATTCCTGTCGGGATTATTGCATACGGGTGGAATAATGGGAAATTTGACCTTGCAGCATTATTCTCAAAAGAGGAGATGAGCACTTGGCTGCTTACCCTTGGAATCGTTGCACAAGTCTTATTTACACTTCGTTTTGTATACCAGTGGTTTCATGCGGAAAAGAATAAAGAAGCAACATTACCTCTTGGGTTCTGGTTGTTTTCATTTACGGGAGGACTACTCTCGTTGCTGTATTTCTTATACCGTGTAGATTATGTAATGGTGCTCTCTTATGGGCTGGGAACGTTTATCTACGCGCGCAATATTTATCTTTATTATAAATCTCAAAAGGCTTGA
- a CDS encoding mannosyltransferase, whose translation MIERLWKYQKTPIALAIVSLVTYYVFAFQLERANTALLLSLYSILFACFYFIVSKGKNDFSLLLVFAVALRLIFIPVIPNLSQDFYRFIWDGRMFVQGLNPYLTTPQSYIEVGNLQIVAQARQLYEGMGALNGSHFTNYPPVNQLIFAIAGLFSDNSIIGAAIVFRITIILADVGIIIYGKKLLQKLGLPIHNIFWYGLNPFIIIEMTGNLHFESVMLFFVVLSLYLLAQGKWILSAVMIALSISTKLLPLLFLPLFMQYFLTRGDRKTTHFRSSYPWKVRFREITKNLPRLVYFYLIVIGVVILTFLPFLTNEFAENFGASIALWFKKFEFNASVYYIIRYIGYQTIGWNIIGDVGPLLPKIVLGFLIVIAFFRNNRSLQATITAILIGISFYFLMSTTVHPWYVATPLLLCVFTRYRFPLVWSATVMLSYAAYGANGFNENLCLVAIEYVVVIVFFIWEIYRPSKVTVMAKTAIES comes from the coding sequence GTGATAGAACGTCTTTGGAAATATCAAAAAACTCCTATCGCACTAGCGATTGTTTCCTTAGTTACCTATTACGTCTTTGCTTTTCAACTAGAAAGAGCTAACACCGCACTCCTACTAAGTCTGTACAGCATACTTTTTGCTTGCTTTTACTTCATAGTAAGCAAAGGCAAAAATGACTTCTCTTTGCTACTCGTTTTTGCAGTAGCATTAAGACTCATATTTATACCTGTAATCCCAAATCTCTCTCAAGATTTTTATCGCTTTATATGGGACGGACGCATGTTTGTACAAGGTCTTAATCCGTACCTAACGACTCCACAAAGCTATATAGAAGTAGGTAATCTCCAGATTGTAGCGCAAGCAAGACAGCTCTATGAGGGAATGGGAGCACTTAACGGAAGTCACTTTACAAATTACCCGCCCGTAAACCAACTTATATTTGCAATTGCTGGATTATTCTCAGACAATAGCATCATTGGCGCAGCTATCGTTTTTAGAATTACTATTATTCTAGCAGATGTTGGGATTATCATTTACGGCAAAAAATTATTGCAAAAACTAGGATTACCCATCCATAATATCTTCTGGTACGGGCTCAATCCATTTATCATTATTGAGATGACAGGCAATCTGCATTTTGAGTCTGTAATGTTGTTTTTTGTAGTCCTGTCGTTGTATTTGCTGGCTCAAGGTAAGTGGATATTAAGTGCTGTGATGATTGCATTATCTATATCAACTAAGTTATTACCGCTACTCTTTCTGCCACTTTTCATGCAATACTTCTTAACTCGTGGTGATAGAAAAACAACCCACTTTAGAAGCTCTTATCCTTGGAAAGTCCGCTTTCGCGAAATAACAAAAAACCTACCTCGTCTCGTTTATTTCTATTTGATTGTGATTGGAGTAGTCATATTAACCTTCTTACCATTTCTCACAAATGAGTTTGCCGAAAACTTTGGAGCATCCATTGCGTTATGGTTTAAGAAATTTGAATTTAACGCTAGCGTCTACTATATCATTAGATACATAGGTTATCAAACGATAGGCTGGAATATCATAGGAGATGTAGGCCCTTTACTTCCTAAGATTGTGTTAGGTTTTCTGATAGTTATAGCCTTTTTTAGAAATAACAGATCATTACAAGCAACTATTACCGCTATACTTATTGGTATCTCCTTTTACTTTTTAATGTCTACCACAGTTCACCCTTGGTATGTGGCTACTCCTTTACTTTTGTGTGTGTTTACACGCTATCGCTTTCCACTAGTATGGAGTGCAACCGTGATGCTAAGCTATGCCGCATACGGCGCAAATGGATTTAATGAAAACTTATGCCTAGTGGCAATAGAGTATGTTGTGGTAATCGTATTTTTTATCTGGGAAATTTATAGACCTTCTAAGGTTACTGTAATGGCAAAGACCGCCATTGAGAGTTGA
- a CDS encoding carbon-nitrogen hydrolase family protein yields MSQPNHLKVALAQIAPVWGNREETIKKIKIAIQEAAENEAELIVFGEGLLPGYPYWLSLTDGAAWDTKVVKELHAHYARNAVEVERGDIDEICSLSKHFNIAIYLGIIEKPMDRGGASLYCSLVYINQNGEIQSVHRKLQPTYDERLTWAPGDGHGLKVHPLKQFTVGGLNCWENWMPLPRAAMYAQGENLHIAVWPGSDYNTKDITRFIARESRSYVISVSSRMAIATDFPEDTPHLNEILKWAPERSSNGGSCIAGPDGEFILPPDIETEGNIYHTLDFNRVYEERQNFDPSGHYSRPDVTKLTVNRERQSTVTFND; encoded by the coding sequence ATGTCACAGCCTAATCATTTAAAAGTTGCTCTTGCTCAAATCGCTCCAGTTTGGGGGAATAGGGAAGAGACGATTAAAAAAATAAAAATCGCCATTCAAGAAGCCGCCGAAAATGAGGCAGAACTCATTGTCTTTGGAGAAGGGTTGTTGCCTGGATATCCATATTGGTTATCACTCACAGATGGTGCGGCATGGGATACAAAAGTGGTGAAGGAATTACATGCGCACTACGCAAGAAATGCGGTTGAAGTAGAACGAGGCGATATAGATGAAATATGTTCATTATCGAAACATTTCAATATTGCAATATATCTCGGAATAATAGAAAAACCTATGGATAGAGGAGGAGCAAGTTTATATTGCTCCTTAGTGTATATCAATCAAAATGGAGAAATACAATCTGTTCACCGCAAATTACAACCTACATATGATGAGCGATTAACTTGGGCGCCAGGAGATGGTCACGGTCTAAAAGTGCATCCTCTTAAACAATTTACAGTGGGCGGTCTTAATTGCTGGGAGAACTGGATGCCTTTGCCACGTGCTGCTATGTATGCACAAGGTGAAAATTTGCATATTGCCGTATGGCCAGGGAGTGATTACAATACGAAAGATATTACACGATTTATTGCCAGAGAATCTCGTAGTTATGTAATCTCTGTATCAAGCAGAATGGCAATTGCTACGGACTTTCCGGAAGATACTCCTCACCTCAATGAAATTTTAAAATGGGCTCCAGAGCGTTCATCAAACGGTGGTTCTTGCATTGCAGGACCAGATGGCGAATTCATCCTACCTCCAGATATTGAAACAGAAGGAAATATATATCACACCTTAGATTTTAATAGGGTGTATGAGGAACGTCAGAATTTTGATCCTTCTGGGCATTATTCTCGTCCAGATGTAACAAAGCTCACAGTTAACAGAGAACGTCAGAGCACGGTAACCTTTAATGACTAA
- a CDS encoding cellulose synthase family protein produces the protein MILETVIIVIYTISLIIIFAYSLSQLNLLFNYLRAQRKKDDAVLFNFKDPAQIPFVTIQLPVYNELYVMERLLDNIALLDYPANKLEIQVLDDSTDESFETTRNHIKRLSDKGLDIKHVTRTDRSGFKAGALKEGLKVAKGEFIAIFDADFLPEPNWLQRTVPYFKDRNIGVVQTRWGHINRDYSLLTKVQAFALDAHFTLEQVGRNSKGHFINFNGTAGLWRKQCIEDAGNWEGDTLTEDLDLSYRAQLKNWKFKYLEDVETPAELPVVISAARSQQFRWNKGGAENFQKMSRKVLASKSISPKTKLHGLLHLLNSTMFLNVLIVAILSIPMLYIKNEYAHLKPYFYVMSFFVISSVIFFICYWFMFKSIYGGGFKQFLKYTGMFFVFFSIAMGFSLHNSIAVIEGHLGKRSDFIRTPKFNISELKDSWKGNKYLKKNISINVIFEGLLMLYFGFGMYYASVVGDQGGDFGLFPFHFMLFMGFGFVFFKSLTSKA, from the coding sequence ATGATATTAGAAACCGTTATTATTGTTATTTACACGATTTCGCTTATTATCATATTTGCGTATAGCTTATCCCAGCTCAACTTACTTTTTAATTACTTGCGCGCACAGCGCAAGAAAGATGACGCTGTCTTATTTAATTTTAAAGATCCTGCACAAATTCCATTTGTAACGATACAGCTTCCAGTATATAATGAACTGTATGTCATGGAGCGTCTATTAGATAATATTGCGCTCTTAGACTACCCTGCAAATAAGCTTGAAATCCAAGTACTAGATGATAGTACAGATGAGTCTTTTGAAACTACAAGAAATCACATAAAACGCCTTAGCGATAAAGGACTAGACATAAAACATGTTACTCGTACAGACCGTTCAGGTTTTAAAGCCGGTGCTTTAAAGGAAGGACTTAAAGTTGCAAAAGGCGAATTTATTGCCATATTTGATGCAGATTTTCTTCCAGAACCTAACTGGCTGCAGCGCACCGTTCCTTATTTTAAGGATCGTAACATAGGCGTTGTACAAACTCGCTGGGGACATATAAATAGAGATTATTCTTTGCTTACAAAAGTGCAGGCTTTTGCACTTGACGCACACTTTACACTAGAACAAGTAGGTAGAAATAGTAAAGGACATTTTATAAACTTTAATGGAACTGCTGGCTTATGGCGCAAGCAATGTATTGAAGATGCTGGAAACTGGGAAGGTGATACCCTTACCGAAGATCTAGACTTGAGCTACCGAGCACAACTCAAAAACTGGAAATTTAAATATCTTGAAGATGTAGAAACTCCTGCAGAGCTTCCAGTAGTAATAAGTGCTGCACGCTCTCAACAGTTTCGATGGAATAAAGGTGGAGCAGAGAACTTCCAGAAAATGTCTAGAAAGGTATTAGCAAGCAAGAGTATTTCTCCAAAAACAAAATTGCATGGCTTACTACACCTTTTAAATAGTACCATGTTTTTAAATGTTCTTATTGTAGCGATATTGAGTATCCCAATGCTCTATATCAAAAACGAATATGCACACCTAAAGCCATACTTTTATGTGATGTCTTTCTTTGTAATAAGTAGTGTGATTTTCTTTATCTGCTACTGGTTTATGTTTAAAAGTATATATGGTGGAGGTTTCAAGCAATTTTTAAAATACACGGGGATGTTCTTTGTATTTTTTAGTATTGCCATGGGATTCTCACTTCATAATTCTATTGCAGTAATAGAAGGTCACCTAGGTAAACGAAGTGATTTTATACGTACGCCTAAGTTTAATATAAGCGAACTCAAAGACTCTTGGAAAGGCAATAAATACCTCAAAAAGAACATATCAATCAATGTAATTTTTGAAGGACTTTTGATGCTGTACTTTGGTTTTGGGATGTACTATGCATCTGTCGTAGGTGATCAAGGTGGTGACTTTGGATTGTTCCCTTTTCACTTTATGTTATTCATGGGATTTGGTTTTGTGTTTTTTAAATCACTTACGAGTAAAGCGTGA
- a CDS encoding glycosyltransferase family 2 protein, which produces MTPLIKVIIPAYNEQDSIGHVLRDIPHTVSEVIVVSNASTDNTEQVARDNGATVLREERKGYGYACLKGMEYIATTGIDDPTKRPDIVVFLDGDYSDYPEELTKIVAPIINGDYDMVIGARDKRFRESGSMTTPQIFGNWLATSLMTLFFGANFTDLGPFRAMKYDSLLALQMEDKTYGWTVEMQLKVLKKKMNYIEVPVTYRNRIGVSKVSGTVKGAVMAGVKILGWIFKYSFKK; this is translated from the coding sequence ATGACTCCCCTTATTAAAGTAATAATACCAGCTTACAACGAGCAAGACTCCATTGGTCATGTGCTACGAGACATTCCTCATACAGTGAGCGAAGTAATTGTAGTAAGCAATGCATCTACAGATAATACAGAACAAGTTGCTAGAGATAATGGTGCTACTGTATTAAGAGAAGAACGCAAAGGATATGGATACGCTTGCCTCAAGGGCATGGAATACATTGCAACCACGGGTATTGATGACCCTACCAAACGCCCAGATATCGTTGTCTTTTTAGACGGAGATTATAGTGACTACCCAGAAGAGCTTACTAAGATAGTTGCTCCTATTATCAATGGAGATTACGACATGGTTATAGGTGCTAGAGATAAACGCTTTCGCGAAAGCGGATCAATGACCACTCCTCAGATTTTTGGAAATTGGCTTGCTACTTCATTAATGACGCTATTCTTTGGAGCAAACTTTACAGATCTGGGTCCTTTTAGAGCTATGAAATATGATAGCTTACTCGCCTTACAGATGGAAGATAAAACCTATGGTTGGACGGTTGAAATGCAACTCAAGGTTTTAAAGAAAAAGATGAATTATATAGAAGTCCCGGTAACTTATCGCAATCGCATAGGTGTTTCTAAAGTCTCTGGTACCGTAAAAGGTGCAGTAATGGCTGGAGTTAAAATACTAGGATGGATTTTTAAATACAGTTTTAAGAAATGA
- a CDS encoding pseudouridine synthase, giving the protein MSRGADNRGKGKPSGRSGAGGKQKSGSRGTQPVRKQANKPVGKPKDKAFDAQKKQAPRKKDDGTMRLNKYIANSGICSRREADMYISIGQVTVNGKVVNEMGYQVKLEDDVRFDGRRINPEAKAYVLLNKPKGFATTTSNDKGNTVMDLVAGSTKSRIQPIGRLGRNAMGLLLFTNDDELVQKFTNSKKGVDKLYHVELSNNLKGADIERINEGLKIDGKTITVDEISYVDGAPKKEVGLRIRNTGNSVIRTIFEHLNYEVVRVDCVTIAGLTKKDLPRGHWRYLTKQEVVNLKNG; this is encoded by the coding sequence ATGAGCAGAGGAGCAGATAATAGAGGAAAAGGAAAACCATCTGGGCGTAGTGGCGCTGGCGGAAAGCAAAAGAGTGGTTCTAGAGGGACACAACCCGTGCGTAAACAAGCGAATAAACCAGTAGGAAAACCTAAGGATAAAGCCTTTGATGCACAAAAAAAACAAGCGCCTAGAAAGAAGGATGATGGAACGATGCGCCTTAATAAGTATATAGCAAACTCAGGGATATGTTCTCGTCGTGAGGCAGATATGTATATCTCTATAGGTCAAGTTACCGTAAATGGTAAGGTGGTTAATGAGATGGGTTACCAAGTAAAACTAGAGGATGATGTTCGTTTTGATGGACGTCGTATCAATCCTGAGGCAAAAGCTTATGTGTTGCTTAACAAGCCTAAAGGCTTTGCAACTACAACAAGTAATGATAAAGGAAATACCGTAATGGATCTCGTAGCAGGTTCTACTAAATCTCGTATTCAACCTATAGGAAGATTAGGCCGTAATGCGATGGGATTATTACTTTTTACTAATGATGATGAACTTGTACAGAAATTTACAAATTCTAAAAAAGGAGTAGATAAGTTATACCACGTAGAGCTTTCTAACAACTTGAAAGGTGCAGATATTGAGCGAATCAATGAGGGTCTTAAGATCGATGGCAAAACAATTACCGTAGACGAAATAAGCTATGTAGATGGAGCACCAAAAAAGGAAGTAGGTCTTCGTATTAGAAATACTGGTAACAGTGTGATACGTACTATTTTTGAACACCTTAACTACGAGGTGGTACGTGTAGACTGTGTGACTATAGCGGGACTTACAAAGAAAGATTTACCTAGAGGTCACTGGAGATACTTAACGAAACAAGAGGTTGTAAATCTTAAAAACGGATAG
- a CDS encoding glycosyltransferase family 2 protein yields the protein MEYRLTIVVPVYNEEDNLARVESEFVAYFQTATAKSKVLFVNDGSKDASLDIIKEICARNTDFEYIAFTENCGLSAAIKAGFDHADTELVGYIDSDLQTSPEDFNVLIKEIGPYDLVTGVRADRKDKFVKNMSSKIANGIRRSFTHDGMDDTGCPLKIIKTEYAQRIPMFKGLHRFLPAMILLQHGKVKQVPVRHFPRIAGEAKFGVWNRLLGPLMDCFAYLWMKKKYINYKVGSTSRG from the coding sequence ATGGAGTATCGTCTTACCATCGTAGTCCCAGTTTATAATGAAGAAGATAACCTCGCAAGGGTAGAGTCTGAATTTGTAGCTTATTTTCAAACTGCTACAGCAAAGAGTAAGGTGCTGTTTGTGAACGATGGTTCTAAGGATGCGAGTCTTGATATCATCAAGGAAATTTGCGCTAGAAATACTGATTTTGAGTACATCGCATTTACAGAAAATTGCGGACTAAGTGCCGCAATTAAAGCCGGATTTGATCACGCAGATACAGAACTCGTAGGTTATATAGATAGTGACTTACAGACGTCTCCAGAAGATTTTAATGTGCTTATTAAAGAAATAGGACCCTATGATCTTGTGACTGGCGTGCGTGCAGATCGTAAGGATAAGTTTGTAAAAAACATGTCTTCTAAGATCGCAAATGGAATACGCCGTTCGTTTACACATGATGGGATGGATGACACTGGTTGTCCGCTTAAAATTATAAAAACGGAGTACGCCCAGCGCATACCTATGTTTAAAGGTCTACACCGTTTTCTTCCTGCAATGATTTTATTGCAACATGGGAAAGTAAAACAAGTACCTGTAAGACACTTCCCGCGTATTGCTGGAGAGGCAAAATTTGGTGTTTGGAATAGATTATTGGGTCCACTTATGGATTGCTTTGCCTATCTCTGGATGAAGAAAAAGTACATCAATTATAAAGTAGGTAGTACAAGCCGTGGATAG
- a CDS encoding ArnT family glycosyltransferase, with amino-acid sequence MIKLIEKRPVLTIIIVVGVLLLPFLDVLEVTIMEARNFVTAREMLTDGNWILTTMNGEPRYEKPPLPTWLSAISGAIFGVNSVWAMRFPAVLMVMLLGSMIYTLSRKLTLTKRNSLINALVSITSLYVILIVFEAPWDIYAHAFMLTAIYCIFKGLSEDTSRGNISTWLIAAICIGASILSKGPVSLYVLFLPFLIAYVVIYRRETERRKWLPVTLVLLGGLLLGFSWYGYVRAIDPETFAAIASKETGNWTSYNVRPFYYYWSFFVQSGLWTIPAFISLLYPYLKTRVSNRKAYRFTFLWTIIAVVLLSVIPEKKSRYLMPVLIPLAMNVGFYITYLVKRFKELKSRKEIVPVYFNVGLLLLIFIAAPIAFIYLAISHSIAVNAIGVIAFMVVLIVALYIIRALMRGNIYHVFLLIVLAVICTAIGSLSVLKNNLFNEYYSAFIDEVLESSTPLYSFEMGAPEVFWGAERKIVMLDSEEPVLVDERFYLLLCSDCETVLAEKFNGYQATYIQDFDFNYNASGSRAYKGRKSGKVYEMIKVGK; translated from the coding sequence TTGATCAAACTCATAGAAAAGCGGCCTGTTCTCACAATCATTATCGTGGTTGGAGTTTTGTTATTGCCTTTTCTTGATGTACTAGAAGTGACGATCATGGAAGCTCGCAACTTTGTGACAGCGAGAGAAATGCTTACAGATGGTAACTGGATACTCACCACCATGAATGGTGAGCCACGTTATGAAAAACCGCCTCTGCCCACTTGGCTATCGGCAATTTCTGGAGCTATTTTTGGTGTAAATAGTGTCTGGGCAATGCGTTTTCCAGCCGTATTAATGGTGATGTTGCTGGGGAGTATGATATATACGCTTTCGCGAAAGCTGACTCTTACTAAACGCAATAGTCTTATTAATGCACTCGTAAGTATAACGTCATTATATGTTATTCTTATAGTTTTTGAAGCACCGTGGGATATATATGCACATGCATTTATGCTCACGGCAATTTATTGCATTTTTAAGGGATTGAGTGAAGATACATCACGCGGGAATATATCGACTTGGCTCATCGCTGCTATATGTATAGGAGCGTCTATATTGAGCAAAGGGCCTGTTTCTTTATACGTACTGTTCTTGCCATTTCTGATTGCTTATGTCGTAATCTATAGAAGAGAAACAGAACGTAGAAAGTGGTTGCCAGTAACGCTTGTTTTGCTAGGAGGGTTATTATTAGGTTTTAGTTGGTACGGTTATGTACGTGCTATAGATCCGGAAACTTTTGCAGCGATAGCATCAAAAGAAACAGGAAACTGGACGAGTTATAATGTGAGGCCATTTTACTACTACTGGAGCTTCTTTGTACAAAGCGGATTATGGACAATTCCAGCCTTTATAAGTCTATTGTATCCTTATCTGAAGACTAGGGTTTCAAATAGAAAAGCATATCGTTTTACATTTTTGTGGACCATTATCGCTGTCGTACTACTTTCTGTCATTCCAGAGAAAAAATCTCGATACTTGATGCCTGTACTGATACCACTAGCCATGAATGTTGGTTTTTATATCACGTATCTCGTAAAACGTTTTAAAGAATTAAAAAGTAGAAAAGAGATTGTTCCCGTGTATTTCAATGTGGGCTTATTGCTTTTAATATTTATAGCTGCTCCTATTGCATTTATTTACCTAGCTATATCACACTCAATAGCTGTAAATGCTATTGGCGTAATTGCTTTTATGGTAGTTCTTATAGTTGCACTATATATTATACGTGCTTTGATGCGTGGAAATATATACCATGTTTTCCTGCTTATTGTCCTCGCTGTTATTTGTACGGCCATAGGAAGTCTTTCTGTTCTTAAAAACAACCTGTTTAATGAATATTACAGCGCATTTATCGATGAGGTTCTCGAAAGTAGCACACCACTTTATAGTTTTGAAATGGGCGCTCCTGAGGTGTTCTGGGGAGCTGAAAGGAAAATAGTTATGCTTGACTCTGAAGAGCCTGTACTGGTAGATGAAAGATTCTACTTGTTATTATGTTCAGATTGTGAAACTGTTCTTGCAGAGAAGTTTAATGGCTATCAAGCAACGTATATTCAAGACTTTGATTTTAATTATAACGCAAGCGGCAGTAGAGCTTATAAAGGTAGAAAGTCTGGAAAAGTGTATGAAATGATTAAGGTGGGAAAATAG